GCTGAATTTTTTTATGTTCGGGCTTGCCCTGCTCCTGCACGGCAACTTTCGGAATTTCCTGAGGGCAGTTGAAACGGCCATCGGTGATACGGCTGGGATCCTCATCCAGTTCCCGCTCTATTTCGGGATCATGGGCATCATGACGGAGTCCGGGCTTATCCATCGTGTTTCGGACTTTTTTATCGCTGTCAGCACCCAGCGGAGTTTCCCGTTGTTCACGTTTTTCAGCGCCGGACTGGTGAATCTGTTTGTCCCCAGCGGGGGCGGACAATGGGCAGTACAGGGGCCCATCATCCTACAGGCGGCCCTGGAATTGAAAGTGCCACTGGAAAAGGCTTTGATGGCCCTGGCATACGGGGACCAGCTTACGAATATGCTCCAGCCATTCTGGGCCCTGCCCTTACTCGGGATCACCCGGTTGAAGGCCCGGGAAATCCTGCCTTTTACCCTCCTGTTTATGTGTGCTGCCGGTGGCATCTACCTGGCCGGGCTGTTGATTTGGTGAGGGATTGTACCTTTGCAAGGAGTAATAAAGGGCCCTTTTGTACCGGTTCTTGCTTGTTGCATGGGCGGGCTCAAAAACCCCATTTATTTAAACCCAAACTCCCTGGTAAAAATGCCCCCATCCCACGCACCTGTCCCGTATCTGGGTAATGCCCTGGTATTTCCCCCGGCCCGCAGCGCCGGCCCGGACGGGCTTCTGGCCATGGGGGGCGACCTGAAACCGGAGCGGCTCATGCTGGCATACCGTTCGGGGATTTTCCCCTGGTTTAGCGATGATTCCCTGATCCTGTGGTGGAGCCCGGACCCCCGGATGGTCCTGTTTCCGGATGAGCTCCGAATAACCAGGAGCATGCGTCGAATTATAGGGAAGAAAACCTTTCGGATAACCAAAAACCAATGCTTCGCGGAGGTGATATCCGCCTGTGCAGAAACTTCCAGAAAGGGCCAGGACGGTACGTGGATTACCCCGGGGATGGAGGCGGCCTACATCCGCCTTCACGAGGCCGGGAATGCCGTCTCCTATGAAGCCTGGCAGGGAAGCGAACTCGTTGGCGGCCTCTACGGGGTGGACCTGGGGGAAGTATTCTGCGGGGAAAGCATGTTTACGCGCGTATCCAACGCCTCCAAGGCCGCATTTATCCATATGGTAAGGGAGCTGGAGGAGAAGAATTACCGTCTGATAGACTGCCAGGTGCATACGCCCCACCTGGAAAGCCTGGGCGCCCGACTCGTCTCGCGGGCGCAATTCCTGAACCTCCTAAAGGGAGAGGACCAGGGTCATGGTAAAGAATAATTCATGCCCGCCGGTATGCGTAAAGTCCTCCCGCCGGTATTCCGTCCCGAGTTCTGTACGGACGCCATCCGCTGCCAGGTAACCCAGCTCCGCCCCGGCCCGGACATCCCATTCGGTAGACTGCGACCTCGAGACGCTCAGCAACTGCTCCAGGGTGCCTACCCAATACCACTCGCCCACATCGGTTCGCTCCCCTTGCAACGGGCCGTCGAACGCCAGCCGATACCGGAACCTGTGGACGGTCTGATCCGGGAAGATACGCTGTTCGGATCGCAGGCGGTGGCCGATCCGGATGACGCGGGGCCGAAAAGTGCGGTTGTATTGCTGGGTGAGCCTAATTTCGTTGGTACGGTCCGGTTCAAAAGGTTTTCTGAACCGGTATTGTATCCCGAGGCCAACGCTTTGGTTCCCTAAAAAAGCGACCGAAGTGAACAGGGCCAGGTCTACCTGGCGGCCCTGCAGCTCGGCGGCCCCGTTCCGTGAATAATACATGCGGTGGCCTGCCGAAACGTTTTGGGAGAATCCCTTGCCGAGGGAGTAATTCAGGTTGACGGCAGGCTCCAGATAGCCGGTAAATTCTCCCTGTCCCCATACCAGCGGGCCAACTGCCAGGAAACCGAGACGGATCGCCAACCGACAAAGTATCCGGGGGGTAAAACGAAGTGGTGGTTTGCTCATGCTGGCGATATCCGTTTATCAGGTATGTTATATGAGATCCAAAGCCGCAACCGTCAATAGAGGACGTGATTGTAATTCGGCGGCAAAGATTCCCGGATGCGCAATAGCCGGCCTTCGCTGTCGTACAGGAATTCATAGTGGGCCAGTCCGGAATCCTGGCGGGTCTGGATAACGAGTTCGTACCGGATTTCCGGCAAGAGCAGGTTTTGGAAGGCGTTTTTCAGGGTTTGGGTATCCGATTCGAAGGAAGCCCGGGGATACTGCTGCTGTATTTTTCGTACCCGGTACCGGCCGTAGGTTCCTTTGAGGTGGGCCTGAATGGCTTCCAGGGTTTCATTGGGGATATCAACCGGCCTGATACGGACTTCTGCATCCTCTAGCTCACCTTCCGGGGTAAACTCAATGCTGTAGTGAAGTCGCCGGTGTTTGAATTTCATTTCAAAACTGCTGCGGGCCGAGTCGATTTCCTTGTAGTACCTCAGGCGCCTGACACCTTCCAGGTAAGGTTCCATCACCTCCCGGGCCGACTCCGGGAACTGGGCTTTTCGGATACGGAATTCGCGCTCCTGTTTTTGTTGGGCGCTGGCGGGGGCAAGAGCAAGCAGCAGGATGAAAACGAAAGCCTGAAGCCTTCCGGATGAATTAAACCTGGTCATATCGGAAACATGTTACTTCGTGGTCGTTAACCATGCCGGTAGCCTGCATGTGCGCGTACACCACCGTGGAGCCCACGAATTTAAACCCCCTGCTTTTGAGGTCCTTGCTCAACTTGTCGGAAAGGGGGGTGGTAGCCGGGGCTTCCTTGTAGTTTTTTACCGCGTTGCGAATGGTCTTGCCATCCGTAAAGCCCCAGATATACTCGCTGAAACTCCCGAATTCTTCCTGGACCTCCATAAAGGCCCGGGCGTTGGAAACGGCTGCGCGGACCTTCAGGCGGTTCCGGATAATACCCGGGTCGGCCAGCAATTCGGCGATTTTGTCTTCACCGTAAAAAGCAATCCGCCGGTAGTCGAACGCGTCGAACACCCGGCGGAAATGCGCTCTTTTTTTCAGGACCGTAATCCAGCTGAGCCCTGCCTGGAAGGTCTCCAGGGTCAGGAATTCAAACAGTTTTCGGTCGTCCCTTACCGGTACGCCCCATTCTTCATCGTGGTAGGTAACGTAGAGCGGATCGCCCAGGCACCAACCACATCGGTGTTTCTCCATATGTGCAAGAAACGGAAAAAACGGGTACCGGTCAACGGGGTCATGAACGGGATAGCTCCCCGGCTTCCATGGCCTGGTCCAGTCGGGCTTCCACCCGGGGCATGAAGCGGAAGAACTTCCCTCCGTCTGCCCGCTCAAGGGTCACCCAGGTTTCGCCGTTGCGGCTGGTCTGCCCAACCACGACGACTTCCATGCCCTGGAGCCGGTTGAAATCGGCAATCGCCCCACGTTTGATAATGAAATTTTTACGGGGAAAGTCAATGTGGTCATAGCCGTGGGCATCGGCCTGGCCGAGGACCAGTGTACTGCCTTCCCGGACGTCTGATTGTTGTGCCTGGGCCGAAAACCCAGCAAAAAGCAGCGCCGCAATTGTCAATATGAAATTTTTAGCTCTCATAAAATGGACATTTAGGATTATCAAAGTTAATTATTGCGAATATATTAAAATGATAGTAATACTATCGTTAAATAATAGTTAAACCCATATTTGTTGAGAGTTGTACTATTATATTTGAACAAAATTTGGATAGTAGCGGATGGTTATCTTTGATATAAGAATCGCAATATGGATGCGTTAATCCGGAATATGGAAGTGTCGATCAACCCGGGACTGTATTTGAAAGACCCGCAGACTACCCGTTTGGGAAAGCGTATGGTGAGCTACGGAATCGCGATGATCTCCGAGATGGGAGTGGAAAAGTTCAATTTCCGGAAACTCGGGCAGGAAATCG
This genomic window from Robiginitalea biformata HTCC2501 contains:
- the aat gene encoding leucyl/phenylalanyl-tRNA--protein transferase codes for the protein MPPSHAPVPYLGNALVFPPARSAGPDGLLAMGGDLKPERLMLAYRSGIFPWFSDDSLILWWSPDPRMVLFPDELRITRSMRRIIGKKTFRITKNQCFAEVISACAETSRKGQDGTWITPGMEAAYIRLHEAGNAVSYEAWQGSELVGGLYGVDLGEVFCGESMFTRVSNASKAAFIHMVRELEEKNYRLIDCQVHTPHLESLGARLVSRAQFLNLLKGEDQGHGKE
- a CDS encoding DNA-3-methyladenine glycosylase I encodes the protein MEKHRCGWCLGDPLYVTYHDEEWGVPVRDDRKLFEFLTLETFQAGLSWITVLKKRAHFRRVFDAFDYRRIAFYGEDKIAELLADPGIIRNRLKVRAAVSNARAFMEVQEEFGSFSEYIWGFTDGKTIRNAVKNYKEAPATTPLSDKLSKDLKSRGFKFVGSTVVYAHMQATGMVNDHEVTCFRYDQV
- a CDS encoding DUF2490 domain-containing protein, producing the protein MSKPPLRFTPRILCRLAIRLGFLAVGPLVWGQGEFTGYLEPAVNLNYSLGKGFSQNVSAGHRMYYSRNGAAELQGRQVDLALFTSVAFLGNQSVGLGIQYRFRKPFEPDRTNEIRLTQQYNRTFRPRVIRIGHRLRSEQRIFPDQTVHRFRYRLAFDGPLQGERTDVGEWYWVGTLEQLLSVSRSQSTEWDVRAGAELGYLAADGVRTELGTEYRREDFTHTGGHELFFTMTLVLSL